Proteins encoded together in one Oncorhynchus masou masou isolate Uvic2021 chromosome 3, UVic_Omas_1.1, whole genome shotgun sequence window:
- the acsm3 gene encoding acyl-coenzyme A synthetase ACSM3, mitochondrial isoform X1: MRAIGKVSFQLKALSIFPSNFKCQIRGHRVSPPQNFTGYESIKQQYSPQIPEYFNFAKDVLDVWAEKEKKGEKASNPAFWWVNDRKQEVSWSFEELGFHSRRLANVLSGACGLNQQDRVFLVLPRVPEWWLVNVACLRTGTVLLPGTSQLTARDVLHRLQTSGARCVITDESLAPLLDAVASQCSSLQHKILVSPTKREGWKNFGDLVRNASSDHECVKTRSDDPMTIFFTSGTTGSPKMTQHSHSSYGIGLTVNGRYWLDLTERDVLWNTSDTGWAKSAWSSVFAPWIQGACVFIHHMPRFDSHTVLETLSSYPISTFCTAPTAYRMLVQEDMSSYNFSNLQHCLCAGEPINPEVMGKWRSATGLDIYEGYGQTETVLIAGTFKGMKIRAGAFGKASPEYDVQVVDEAGNVLPRGVEGNLGIRVKPHKPFSLFTEYTGDPDRTAECYVGDFYLTGDRGVMDEDDYLWFVGRADDVILSAGYRIGPFEVENALIEHQAVAESAVVSSPDPIRGEVVKAFVVLTAEYKSQDQDQLKKELQTHVKKVTAPYKYPRKVEFVDQLPKTVSGKIRRVELRNKEWGRS; this comes from the exons ATGAGGGCCATTGGGAAAGTGTCCTTTCAACTGAAGGCACTCAGTATATTCCCAAGTAACTTTAAATGTCAGATCCGTGGACATAGGGTATCTCCTCCTCAAAACTTTACTGGCTATGAGAGTATCAAACAACAATACAGCCCCCAGATACCAGAGTACTTCAACTTTGCAAAAGATGTGCTTGATGTGTGGGCAGAGAAAGAAAAG AAAGGAGAGAAAGCATCTAACCCTGCCTTCTGGTGGGTGAATGACAGAAAGCAGGAGGTGAGCTGGAGTTTTGAGGAGCTGGGCTTCCATTCCAGAAGACTGGCCAATGTTCTGTCAGGTGCCTGTGGTCTCAACCAGCAGGACAGGGTGTTTCTGGTACTACCCAGGGTTCCAGAGTGGTGGCTCGTCAATGTAGCCTGTCTCAGAACCG GAACAGTACTGCTGCCAGGTACCTCTCAGCTGACAGCCAGGGACGTCCTGCACCGGCTGCAGACCTCCGGGGCCCGCTGTGTCATCACAGACGAGTCCCTGGCCCCCCTGCTCGATGCCGTGGCCTCTCAGTGCTCCAGCCTGCAGCACAAAATACTGGTGTCCCCCACCAAGAGAGAGGGCTGGAAGAACTTTGGAGATCTGGTGAG AAATGCGTCCAGCGACCATGAGTGTGTGAAGACTCGCAGTGATGACCCTATGACCATCTTCTTCACCAGTGGGACCACAGGGTCACCTAAGATGACCCAACACAGCCACAGCAGCTATGGGATAGGCCTCACTGTCAACGGAAG GTACTGGTTGGACCTGACGGAGAGGGATGTCTTGTGGAACACATCTGATACAGGCTGGGCCAAGTCTGCCTGGAGCAGTGTCTTTGCCCCCTGGATCCAAGGAGCCTGTGTCTTCATCCACCATATGCCCCGCTTCGACAGTCACACTGtactggag ACTCTCTCCAGCTACCCCATATCCACATTCTGCACGGCCCCGACTGCTTATCGAATGCTAGTGCAAGAGGACATGTCCAG TTATAATTTCAGCAACTTGCAGCATTGTTTGTGTGCTGGTGAACCCATCAACCCAGAGGTGATGGGGAAGTGGAGGAGTGCCACTGGACTGGACATCTACGAAGGATATGGACAAACTGAAACT GTACTGATAGCGGGTACATTTAAGGGCATGAAGATCAGAGCCGGGGCTTTTGGGAAGGCTTCACCAGAGTATGATGTGCAG GTCGTAGATGAAGCCGGTAATGTCTtgcccagaggagtggaggggaaccTTGGTATCAGAGTGAAACCACACAAGCCCTTTTCCCTGTTTACTGAATACACA GGTGACCCTGATCGAACAGCAGAGTGCTATGTTGGGGACTTCTACCTGACTGGAGACAGGGGTGTCATGGATGAGGACGACTACTTGTGGTTCGTGGGTCGAGCTGATGACGTCATCCTGTCAGCTGG GTACCGTATTGGTCCATTTGAGGTGGAGAACGCTTTGATTGAACACCAGGCTGTGGCTGAGTCAGCCGTGGTCAGCAGCCCTGACCCTATCAGAGGAGAG GTTGTGAAGGCATTTGTTGTTCTAACAGCAGAGTACAAATCTCAAGACCAAGATCAACTTAAGAAAGAATTGCAGACGCATGTGAAGAAAGTTACTGCACCGTACAAGTATCCACGCAAG GTAGAGTTTGTGGACCAGCTACCAAAGACGGTTAGTGGTAAAATCAGGAGAGTGGAGCTCAGGAACAAAGAATGGGGAAGATCCTAA
- the map6d1 gene encoding microtubule-associated protein 6 homolog, whose product MAWPCISRVCCLARFWNQFDKSDLSLPLTIQNYSDIADQEVRSVTRQVPTDRVLTHNYSSPDHRGSPQTPGDAPGTRRSLRGRREANFKPREDYHRPGVPFSSVTQYKQDYKPWPIPKKENFPWISNCGKGGTVGSDSPVNSYPNASQTRGETGEREELGMRWGEQGTGTAQSSYRQEYRPWTGARPAKTTRKQRPPAPYASPRSGVSRLPNETSYQAAYSGAGEAFRHTELHQRDHNTSTAGLPTTTSISTVPKAPVTLLQPSSTTTTPIISTGLQQSSLPERPNLSIGTMGEEQLVRTKLSPNPSAVFQSRSRIFNI is encoded by the exons ATGGCTTGGCCGTGCATAAGCAGAGTGTGCTGTCTGGCTCGGTTTTGGAACCAGTTTGATAAATCCGATCTTTCATTGCCACTGACCATCCAGAATTACTCAGACATCGCCGACCAAGAGGTGCGATCCGTCACCAGGCAGGTACCGACGGACCGGGTTCTGACGCACAACTATTCTAGTCCGGACCACCGCGGATCCCCCCAAACACCGGGAGATGCCCCGGGCACCCGGAGATCATTGAGAGGCCGGAGGGAAGCAAACTTCAAACCCCGGGAGGACTACCACCGACCCGGCGTGCCGTTCTCGAGTGTCACCCAGTACAAGCAGGATTACAAACCCTGGCCTATTCCGAAGAAGGAGAATTTTCCCTGGATTAGCAATTGTGGAAAAGGGGGCACCGTTGGTTCGGATAGCCCAGTAAACAGTTACCCCAATGCGAGCCAGacgagaggggagacgggggagagagaggagctgggcATGAGGTGGGGGGAGCAGGGGACCGGAACAGCTCAAAGCTCTTACAG ACAGGAGTACCGGCCTTGGACAGGGGCAAGACCGGCCAAGACCACTAGGAAACAACGCCCCCCTGCCCCGTACGCCAGCCCCCGGTCGGGGGTCTCCCGCCTCCCCAATGAGACCAGCTACCAGGCCGCCTACAGTGGAGCAGGGGAGGCTTTCAGACACACAGAGCTTCACCAGAGGGACCATAATACCTCCACCGCTGGGCTGCCGACCACCACCTCCATCTCCACTGTCCCCAAGGCCCCTGTAACCCTACTCCAGCCTTCCTCCACCACAACCACCCCTATCATCAGCACCGGCCTCCAGCAGAGCAGCCTGCCAGAGAGACCCAACCTCAGCATAGGAACCatgggagag
- the acsm3 gene encoding acyl-coenzyme A synthetase ACSM3, mitochondrial isoform X3 produces the protein MRAIGKVSFQLKALSIFPSNFKCQIRGHRVSPPQNFTGYESIKQQYSPQIPEYFNFAKDVLDVWAEKEKKGEKASNPAFWWVNDRKQEVSWSFEELGFHSRRLANVLSGACGLNQQDRVFLVLPRVPEWWLVNVACLRTGTVLLPGTSQLTARDVLHRLQTSGARCVITDESLAPLLDAVASQCSSLQHKILVSPTKREGWKNFGDLVRNASSDHECVKTRSDDPMTIFFTSGTTGSPKMTQHSHSSYGIGLTVNGRYWLDLTERDVLWNTSDTGWAKSAWSSVFAPWIQGACVFIHHMPRFDSHTVLETLSSYPISTFCTAPTAYRMLVQEDMSSYNFSNLQHCLCAGEPINPEVMGKWRSATGLDIYEGYGQTETVLIAGTFKGMKIRAGAFGKASPEYDVQVVDEAGNVLPRGVEGNLGIRVKPHKPFSLFTEYTVVKAFVVLTAEYKSQDQDQLKKELQTHVKKVTAPYKYPRKVEFVDQLPKTVSGKIRRVELRNKEWGRS, from the exons ATGAGGGCCATTGGGAAAGTGTCCTTTCAACTGAAGGCACTCAGTATATTCCCAAGTAACTTTAAATGTCAGATCCGTGGACATAGGGTATCTCCTCCTCAAAACTTTACTGGCTATGAGAGTATCAAACAACAATACAGCCCCCAGATACCAGAGTACTTCAACTTTGCAAAAGATGTGCTTGATGTGTGGGCAGAGAAAGAAAAG AAAGGAGAGAAAGCATCTAACCCTGCCTTCTGGTGGGTGAATGACAGAAAGCAGGAGGTGAGCTGGAGTTTTGAGGAGCTGGGCTTCCATTCCAGAAGACTGGCCAATGTTCTGTCAGGTGCCTGTGGTCTCAACCAGCAGGACAGGGTGTTTCTGGTACTACCCAGGGTTCCAGAGTGGTGGCTCGTCAATGTAGCCTGTCTCAGAACCG GAACAGTACTGCTGCCAGGTACCTCTCAGCTGACAGCCAGGGACGTCCTGCACCGGCTGCAGACCTCCGGGGCCCGCTGTGTCATCACAGACGAGTCCCTGGCCCCCCTGCTCGATGCCGTGGCCTCTCAGTGCTCCAGCCTGCAGCACAAAATACTGGTGTCCCCCACCAAGAGAGAGGGCTGGAAGAACTTTGGAGATCTGGTGAG AAATGCGTCCAGCGACCATGAGTGTGTGAAGACTCGCAGTGATGACCCTATGACCATCTTCTTCACCAGTGGGACCACAGGGTCACCTAAGATGACCCAACACAGCCACAGCAGCTATGGGATAGGCCTCACTGTCAACGGAAG GTACTGGTTGGACCTGACGGAGAGGGATGTCTTGTGGAACACATCTGATACAGGCTGGGCCAAGTCTGCCTGGAGCAGTGTCTTTGCCCCCTGGATCCAAGGAGCCTGTGTCTTCATCCACCATATGCCCCGCTTCGACAGTCACACTGtactggag ACTCTCTCCAGCTACCCCATATCCACATTCTGCACGGCCCCGACTGCTTATCGAATGCTAGTGCAAGAGGACATGTCCAG TTATAATTTCAGCAACTTGCAGCATTGTTTGTGTGCTGGTGAACCCATCAACCCAGAGGTGATGGGGAAGTGGAGGAGTGCCACTGGACTGGACATCTACGAAGGATATGGACAAACTGAAACT GTACTGATAGCGGGTACATTTAAGGGCATGAAGATCAGAGCCGGGGCTTTTGGGAAGGCTTCACCAGAGTATGATGTGCAG GTCGTAGATGAAGCCGGTAATGTCTtgcccagaggagtggaggggaaccTTGGTATCAGAGTGAAACCACACAAGCCCTTTTCCCTGTTTACTGAATACACA GTTGTGAAGGCATTTGTTGTTCTAACAGCAGAGTACAAATCTCAAGACCAAGATCAACTTAAGAAAGAATTGCAGACGCATGTGAAGAAAGTTACTGCACCGTACAAGTATCCACGCAAG GTAGAGTTTGTGGACCAGCTACCAAAGACGGTTAGTGGTAAAATCAGGAGAGTGGAGCTCAGGAACAAAGAATGGGGAAGATCCTAA
- the acsm3 gene encoding acyl-coenzyme A synthetase ACSM3, mitochondrial isoform X2: MRAIGKVSFQLKALSIFPSNFKCQIRGHRVSPPQNFTGYESIKQQYSPQIPEYFNFAKDVLDVWAEKEKKGEKASNPAFWWVNDRKQEVSWSFEELGFHSRRLANVLSGACGLNQQDRVFLVLPRVPEWWLVNVACLRTGTVLLPGTSQLTARDVLHRLQTSGARCVITDESLAPLLDAVASQCSSLQHKILVSPTKREGWKNFGDLVRNASSDHECVKTRSDDPMTIFFTSGTTGSPKMTQHSHSSYGIGLTVNGRYWLDLTERDVLWNTSDTGWAKSAWSSVFAPWIQGACVFIHHMPRFDSHTVLETLSSYPISTFCTAPTAYRMLVQEDMSSYNFSNLQHCLCAGEPINPEVMGKWRSATGLDIYEGYGQTETVLIAGTFKGMKIRAGAFGKASPEYDVQGDPDRTAECYVGDFYLTGDRGVMDEDDYLWFVGRADDVILSAGYRIGPFEVENALIEHQAVAESAVVSSPDPIRGEVVKAFVVLTAEYKSQDQDQLKKELQTHVKKVTAPYKYPRKVEFVDQLPKTVSGKIRRVELRNKEWGRS; the protein is encoded by the exons ATGAGGGCCATTGGGAAAGTGTCCTTTCAACTGAAGGCACTCAGTATATTCCCAAGTAACTTTAAATGTCAGATCCGTGGACATAGGGTATCTCCTCCTCAAAACTTTACTGGCTATGAGAGTATCAAACAACAATACAGCCCCCAGATACCAGAGTACTTCAACTTTGCAAAAGATGTGCTTGATGTGTGGGCAGAGAAAGAAAAG AAAGGAGAGAAAGCATCTAACCCTGCCTTCTGGTGGGTGAATGACAGAAAGCAGGAGGTGAGCTGGAGTTTTGAGGAGCTGGGCTTCCATTCCAGAAGACTGGCCAATGTTCTGTCAGGTGCCTGTGGTCTCAACCAGCAGGACAGGGTGTTTCTGGTACTACCCAGGGTTCCAGAGTGGTGGCTCGTCAATGTAGCCTGTCTCAGAACCG GAACAGTACTGCTGCCAGGTACCTCTCAGCTGACAGCCAGGGACGTCCTGCACCGGCTGCAGACCTCCGGGGCCCGCTGTGTCATCACAGACGAGTCCCTGGCCCCCCTGCTCGATGCCGTGGCCTCTCAGTGCTCCAGCCTGCAGCACAAAATACTGGTGTCCCCCACCAAGAGAGAGGGCTGGAAGAACTTTGGAGATCTGGTGAG AAATGCGTCCAGCGACCATGAGTGTGTGAAGACTCGCAGTGATGACCCTATGACCATCTTCTTCACCAGTGGGACCACAGGGTCACCTAAGATGACCCAACACAGCCACAGCAGCTATGGGATAGGCCTCACTGTCAACGGAAG GTACTGGTTGGACCTGACGGAGAGGGATGTCTTGTGGAACACATCTGATACAGGCTGGGCCAAGTCTGCCTGGAGCAGTGTCTTTGCCCCCTGGATCCAAGGAGCCTGTGTCTTCATCCACCATATGCCCCGCTTCGACAGTCACACTGtactggag ACTCTCTCCAGCTACCCCATATCCACATTCTGCACGGCCCCGACTGCTTATCGAATGCTAGTGCAAGAGGACATGTCCAG TTATAATTTCAGCAACTTGCAGCATTGTTTGTGTGCTGGTGAACCCATCAACCCAGAGGTGATGGGGAAGTGGAGGAGTGCCACTGGACTGGACATCTACGAAGGATATGGACAAACTGAAACT GTACTGATAGCGGGTACATTTAAGGGCATGAAGATCAGAGCCGGGGCTTTTGGGAAGGCTTCACCAGAGTATGATGTGCAG GGTGACCCTGATCGAACAGCAGAGTGCTATGTTGGGGACTTCTACCTGACTGGAGACAGGGGTGTCATGGATGAGGACGACTACTTGTGGTTCGTGGGTCGAGCTGATGACGTCATCCTGTCAGCTGG GTACCGTATTGGTCCATTTGAGGTGGAGAACGCTTTGATTGAACACCAGGCTGTGGCTGAGTCAGCCGTGGTCAGCAGCCCTGACCCTATCAGAGGAGAG GTTGTGAAGGCATTTGTTGTTCTAACAGCAGAGTACAAATCTCAAGACCAAGATCAACTTAAGAAAGAATTGCAGACGCATGTGAAGAAAGTTACTGCACCGTACAAGTATCCACGCAAG GTAGAGTTTGTGGACCAGCTACCAAAGACGGTTAGTGGTAAAATCAGGAGAGTGGAGCTCAGGAACAAAGAATGGGGAAGATCCTAA